One stretch of Macrotis lagotis isolate mMagLag1 chromosome 7, bilby.v1.9.chrom.fasta, whole genome shotgun sequence DNA includes these proteins:
- the ABCD2 gene encoding ATP-binding cassette sub-family D member 2 isoform X5, whose amino-acid sequence MNELEGVYFSAVLSCTFLVSCFLFSLINRALREPYMDEIFHLPQAQRFCWGSFQWDPMITTLPGLYLVSVGLVKPATWIIGWSQHVVCSIGMLRFVNLLFSVGNFYLLYLLFCKLQQRNKAVSGIQRILSALTMAIFPTLYFFNFLYYTETGSMFFVLFAYLMCLYGNYKTSALLGFCGFMFRQTNIVWTVFCAGNIISQKLTEAWKIELQKKEEKLSSIKGPLSAYKKILCFLFDYVTSFRNLSMLIVLTWPYILLIIVFIAFVVLNGGIVVGDKSNHEACVNFPQLFYFFAFTFFFSFPYLLSPAKIKTFLHLAWRHWGQFVVFMIVSLFLVWKFTYVHKYLLADNRHYTFYIWKRIFQRHEFVKYLLVPCYLFAGWSIADSLKSKSIFWNIMFFICLFAVTVPQKLLEFRYFILPYIIYRLNLPMPPLPKLLCELGFYMIINFVTFYLFLNKTFQWPNNDSIQRFMW is encoded by the exons ATGAACGAGCTTGAAGGTGTTTATTTTTCGGCCGTCTTAAGCTGCACTTTCCTAGTCTCTTGTTTCCTGTTCTCCCTCATAAACCGGGCGCTCCGGGAGCCCTACATGGACGAGATTTTCCATTTGCCGCAGGCCCAGCGCTTCTGCTGGGGCTCCTTCCAG tggGATCCCATGATCACAACATTACCTGGTTTATATCTAGTATCTGTTGGACTTGTAAAACCTGCAACATGGATCATTGGATGGTCTCAACATGTAGTCTGCTCCATAGGAATGCTCAGATTTGTTAATCTGCTCTTCAGTGTTGGCAACTTCTATTTACtctatttacttttttgcaagttACAACAGAGGAACAAG GCTGTCTCAGGTATCCAGAGAATTTTGTCAGCCTTAACAATGGCAATTTTTCCTacactctatttttttaatttcctctattATACAGAAACAGGATCcatgttttttgttctttttgcctATTTGATGTGTCTTTATGGTAATTATAAAACTTCAGCCTTACTTGGATTTTGTGGCTTCATGTTTCGCCAAACAAATATTGTTTGGACTGTGTTCTGTGCAGGAAATATAATTTCACAAAAGTTAACAGAGGCTTGGAAGATTGAGctacaaaaaaaggaagagaaacttTCATCCATCAAAGGACCACTTTCAGCATATAAGAAAATACTGTGCTTTCTTTTTGATTATGTCACATCCTTTAGGAACTTGAGTATGCTTATTGTTTTAACATGGCCCtatattcttttaataattgtatttattGCTTTTGTAGTTTTAAATGGTGGAATAGTTGTTGGTGATAAGAGTAACCATGAAGCCTGTGTGAATTTTCctcagctattttatttttttgcatttactttctttttttcctttccttacctgCTGTCCCCtgcaaaaattaaaacttttcttcACTTAGCATGGAGACACTGGGGACAATTTGTTGTATTTATgattgtttccttatttttagtCTGGAAATTCACTTATGTTCATAAGTATTTGCTAGCAGACAATAGACATTATACATTCTATATATGGAAAAGAATCTTTCAGAGACATGAATTTGTTAAATACTTGCTAGTTCCATGCTATTTGTTTGCTGGTTGGAGTATTGCTGATTCATTGAAATCCAAATCCATTTTCTGGAACATAATGTTTTTTATATGCTTATTTGCAGTCACAGTTCCTCAAAAACTTCTTGAGTTTCGTTACTTCATATTACCCTATATTATCTATAGGCTTAACCTTCCTATGCCACCCCTGCCCAAGCTCCTTTGTGAATTAggtttttatatgattattaacTTTGTaacattttatctcttcctgaaCAAGACATTTCAATGGCCAAATAATGATAGTATTCAAAGGTTTATGTGGTGA